The proteins below come from a single Oncorhynchus keta strain PuntledgeMale-10-30-2019 chromosome 1, Oket_V2, whole genome shotgun sequence genomic window:
- the LOC118364771 gene encoding dual specificity protein phosphatase 14-like, producing MGSRSQGGFFHHHHHHSSVVPTAVPRLLTENGSLLGGIAQITPNLFLSRGNVASNRSLLLSKGITCVVNATIELPNFNWPHVEYVKVPLADMPHSPLSLYFDSIADKIHSVGRKRGAVLVHCAAGVSRSASLCLAYLMKYHRVSLAEAHAWVKARRPVIRPNGGFWRQLIDYERKLFGRNSVKMVQTPYGVIPDVYERERRNLAPYWGL from the coding sequence ATGGGTTCCCGCAGTCAAGGTGGCTTtttccaccatcatcaccaccacagcTCGGTGGTGCCCACAGCCGTGCCCAGGCTTCTCACAGAGAACGGCAGTCTGCTAGGGGGCATTGCCCAGATCACCCCTAACCTCTTCCTGAGCCGGGGAAACGTGGCGTCCAACCGAAGCCTGCTGCTGTCCAAGGGCATCACCTGCGTGGTCAATGCCACTATTGAGCTGCCCAACTTCAACTGGCCCCACGTGGAGTATGTAAAGGTACCCCTGGCAGACATGccccactcccccctctccctgtaCTTCGACAGCATAGCTGATAAGATCCACAGTGTTGGGAGAAAGCGGGGAGCTGTGCTGGTGCACTGTGCTGCAGGGGTGAGCCGCTCAGCCTCCCTGTGCCTGGCCTACCTGATGAAGTACCACCGTGTGTCTCTGGCTGAGGCCCACGCTTGGGTCAAGGCCCGCCGGCCAGTCATCCGGCCCAACGGGGGCTTCTGGCGTCAGCTCATCGACTACGAAAGGAAGCTGTTTGGCAGGAACTCTGTGAAAATGGTGCAGACGCCCTACGGGGTGATACCTGACGTCTATGAGCGGGAGCGCAGGAATCTGGCACCCTACTGGGGCCTGTAG